One region of Bdellovibrio bacteriovorus genomic DNA includes:
- the flgG gene encoding flagellar basal-body rod protein FlgG — MLKSLNTAATGMAAQQTNMDVISNNIANVSTNGFKKSRAEFEDLMYQTQKEPGAQSGMNAYSPNGVQVGLGVRTAGIQKNFENGSAAVTKNPLDLQIEGSGFFQILTPDGQIGYTRDGAFQKDPNGRVVDKNGNLLQPEITVPPDVAGLEIAPNGEVRVIQGLNSAPQTIGQIDLVNFVNPAGLKAVGKNVFMPSPSSGQPVVARPGMNGTGYLAQGQLETSNVNIAEEMVNMITAQRAFETNSKVIQASDQMLQSVNSMR, encoded by the coding sequence ATGCTTAAAAGTTTAAATACAGCAGCGACAGGCATGGCGGCCCAGCAGACAAACATGGACGTCATTTCAAATAACATCGCCAACGTCTCTACGAATGGCTTTAAAAAATCGCGCGCTGAATTTGAAGATCTGATGTACCAAACTCAAAAAGAGCCGGGTGCACAAAGTGGTATGAATGCCTATTCACCGAACGGTGTGCAAGTCGGCTTGGGTGTTCGCACCGCCGGCATTCAAAAGAATTTCGAAAACGGCAGCGCGGCCGTGACAAAGAATCCTTTGGATCTTCAAATTGAAGGCTCTGGTTTTTTTCAAATCCTAACTCCAGATGGTCAAATCGGTTACACGCGTGACGGCGCTTTCCAAAAAGATCCTAACGGTCGTGTCGTCGATAAAAACGGGAATCTTCTTCAACCTGAAATCACAGTTCCGCCTGATGTCGCGGGTCTTGAAATTGCCCCTAACGGTGAAGTGCGTGTGATTCAAGGTTTGAACTCAGCTCCACAAACTATTGGTCAAATTGATCTTGTGAACTTCGTAAATCCTGCAGGTCTTAAAGCTGTAGGTAAGAACGTTTTTATGCCAAGTCCATCTAGCGGTCAGCCGGTGGTGGCTCGCCCAGGTATGAATGGAACAGGTTATTTGGCGCAAGGACAGCTTGAAACAAGTAACGTCAATATCGCTGAAGAAATGGTGAATATGATCACAGCACAAAGAGCTTTTGAGACGAATTCAAAAGTGATCCAAGCTTCTGATCAAATGCTTCAATCCGTGAATAGCATGAGATAA
- a CDS encoding flagellar basal body P-ring protein FlgI produces MNKLFSVIVLTAFFVMVAFEAANAARLKDIASIRGVRENQLLGYGIVVGLKGTGDGKNEFMSKSMVRMLDKLGMKLDSPEFASKNVAAVIITGTMPAFGKAGNPIDVTVSAIGDASSLQGGTLLQAPLRAANEQVYAVAQGSIIIGGDGKDQHLTSGRIPNGATIERDMTADFASRKMYRLTLINPDFTTAARSVLTINKELGGHYASAKDSGTIDIITPFAYENRGVELLATIESIEINPDMKARVVVNEKTGTIVIGDKVKISKVAISHGSLSVKVGEGKNAKDEKVAVLESGVSVGELVQALNKLGVSPKDLITILQSIKSAGALHGELEVL; encoded by the coding sequence ATGAATAAACTATTTAGCGTTATCGTATTAACGGCCTTTTTTGTGATGGTGGCTTTTGAGGCGGCAAACGCCGCGCGCTTAAAAGACATCGCCAGCATTCGTGGTGTGCGTGAAAATCAACTTTTGGGTTACGGTATCGTCGTCGGTCTTAAGGGAACGGGTGACGGTAAAAATGAATTCATGAGTAAGAGCATGGTGCGCATGCTTGATAAATTAGGAATGAAATTAGATTCACCTGAGTTCGCAAGTAAGAACGTCGCGGCGGTGATCATCACCGGAACAATGCCGGCATTCGGTAAAGCGGGAAATCCGATTGATGTGACAGTCAGTGCGATTGGGGATGCGTCTTCATTGCAAGGTGGTACTTTGTTGCAAGCTCCATTGCGTGCGGCGAATGAACAAGTTTATGCCGTGGCCCAAGGAAGCATCATCATCGGTGGTGATGGAAAAGATCAGCACCTTACTTCAGGAAGAATTCCGAATGGCGCGACGATTGAACGAGACATGACAGCGGATTTTGCTTCTCGTAAAATGTATCGCCTGACTTTGATCAATCCGGATTTTACAACAGCCGCTCGTTCTGTTTTGACGATCAATAAAGAGTTGGGTGGGCACTACGCTTCGGCGAAAGATTCCGGAACGATTGATATCATCACTCCATTTGCCTATGAAAATCGCGGTGTGGAATTGTTGGCGACGATTGAATCTATCGAGATCAATCCCGACATGAAAGCACGTGTTGTTGTGAATGAAAAAACCGGCACGATTGTGATCGGTGATAAAGTGAAGATTTCTAAAGTCGCAATTTCTCACGGTTCTCTCTCTGTGAAAGTCGGAGAGGGAAAGAATGCGAAAGATGAGAAAGTGGCAGTTTTAGAAAGTGGTGTCAGTGTTGGGGAGCTCGTGCAAGCACTAAACAAATTAGGTGTCTCGCCGAAGGACCTGATAACTATACTTCAGTCCATCAAGTCAGCTGGAGCTTTGCACGGGGAACTCGAAGTATTATGA
- a CDS encoding flagellar basal body L-ring protein FlgH, whose product MRLKSFFVTISSLMALTLFTGCATMNDLLASLDGPKENPPLEKIHTAPRYSDTQNLGVPTDRQYKRMTRNRMEEESDLGASAGSTWVMEGQGAYLFAQNKMRREGDLLNVKLDGPALKQVETKVSVIKKLLKQLEEQQQQSLNNSLAANGTDASRTPASAEAKKPEAAKPAEKEDDKDALADVQNIPTRIVEKLADGNYRIKGQQPFMIGKREYKVIVTGLIRPEDFNDQGIVSDKLLDPQYDVVSIRRNARNE is encoded by the coding sequence ATGAGACTTAAATCTTTCTTCGTAACTATTTCTTCGTTGATGGCTCTTACGTTGTTCACAGGTTGTGCGACGATGAATGATCTTTTGGCTTCATTGGATGGCCCTAAAGAAAATCCTCCTTTAGAAAAAATCCATACCGCTCCTCGCTATTCTGACACTCAGAATTTGGGCGTACCGACAGATCGTCAATACAAACGCATGACTCGAAATCGCATGGAGGAAGAATCGGACTTGGGCGCCAGTGCCGGTTCGACTTGGGTGATGGAAGGTCAAGGTGCTTATCTGTTTGCGCAAAACAAAATGCGTCGAGAAGGTGATCTTTTAAATGTGAAGTTGGACGGACCTGCTTTGAAACAAGTGGAAACAAAAGTTTCAGTGATCAAAAAACTTTTGAAGCAGCTTGAAGAGCAGCAACAACAAAGTCTGAACAACTCTTTGGCGGCAAATGGCACGGATGCTTCTCGTACCCCGGCTTCAGCTGAGGCCAAAAAGCCCGAAGCGGCTAAACCCGCAGAAAAAGAAGACGACAAGGACGCCTTGGCGGATGTGCAAAACATTCCCACTCGTATTGTCGAAAAATTGGCTGATGGAAATTACCGCATCAAAGGGCAACAGCCTTTTATGATCGGAAAACGTGAATACAAGGTCATCGTGACTGGTTTGATCCGTCCGGAAGACTTCAATGATCAAGGTATCGTCTCTGATAAACTTCTTGATCCGCAATATGATGTCGTCAGCATCAGAAGGAACGCACGCAATGAATAA
- a CDS encoding lytic transglycosylase domain-containing protein, translating into MSTWVAVLLSTFIIQFAQAETSVTPAAPAPALTLKEKLKALTSRSTHVQSDNLIFDLPVTYNKKVSKWVAHYQGTRGSKWFREWLQRSYKYMPFIQAELKKAGLPLDLAYMVMIESGFAPNAISHADAVGPWQFIEATGTRYGLSKTWWLDERRDLKKSTLAAIRYLKDLHQEFGSWYLVAASYNMGENGLRNRIKKYGTKDYWTLIKLNALPVETQEYVPKILAAMLIAKAPNLYGFRDLEKMDPLEYEVVLVPGGTDLDALADHLSVTRKSLKDLNAELYLGYIPRQVEKHFIRVPKGAGQLVSSYVHQFSRKVALE; encoded by the coding sequence ATGAGCACGTGGGTCGCAGTCCTTTTATCTACTTTTATTATTCAATTTGCACAGGCGGAAACATCTGTGACTCCCGCTGCCCCTGCTCCGGCTTTGACTTTGAAAGAGAAGTTAAAAGCTCTCACCTCACGTTCCACTCATGTTCAGTCAGACAATCTGATTTTTGATTTGCCGGTGACTTACAATAAAAAAGTCAGCAAATGGGTTGCACATTACCAAGGCACTCGCGGAAGCAAGTGGTTTCGAGAATGGTTGCAACGCTCTTACAAGTACATGCCCTTCATTCAAGCCGAACTAAAAAAAGCCGGCTTGCCTTTGGATCTTGCATACATGGTGATGATCGAAAGTGGTTTTGCTCCGAACGCCATTAGTCACGCCGATGCTGTTGGCCCTTGGCAATTTATCGAAGCTACAGGAACACGTTACGGTTTAAGCAAAACCTGGTGGTTGGATGAGCGACGCGATCTGAAAAAGAGCACACTCGCGGCCATTCGTTATTTAAAAGATCTACATCAAGAGTTTGGTTCTTGGTATCTGGTCGCCGCCAGTTACAACATGGGCGAAAATGGGCTTCGCAACCGCATCAAGAAATATGGAACCAAAGATTACTGGACGCTCATAAAACTCAATGCCCTTCCGGTTGAGACTCAAGAGTACGTTCCCAAAATTTTGGCTGCTATGTTGATTGCCAAAGCACCCAACCTTTATGGCTTTCGCGACTTAGAAAAAATGGACCCGCTTGAGTATGAAGTCGTTCTTGTGCCGGGTGGCACAGACTTGGATGCATTAGCGGATCATTTGAGTGTCACAAGAAAATCATTAAAAGATTTGAACGCCGAACTCTATCTGGGGTACATTCCTCGTCAGGTCGAGAAACATTTTATCCGCGTGCCTAAAGGCGCGGGACAACTTGTTTCTTCTTACGTGCACCAGTTTAGTCGGAAAGTTGCATTGGAATGA
- the flgF gene encoding flagellar basal-body rod protein FlgF: MGVKGVYTALSGAIAQSTKLDTIANNLANVNTPAFKRDQQLFQEYLTANEKPPETTQIPRDVASIESFYNMQGGDKSYVDAKGTFTDFSQGGLKHTGNPMDVAIDGKGFFEIATPGGVRLTRAGNFTLDGNGQLVTKEGFPVLRAGEPGADPASRVIRLQGTGLPLSINDNGDVFEGTENIGRVSLVNVNNPDSLQKMGSSLYSFKPNMAPEMTNVNNPSLKQGFLEASNVNIVQEMTDMISTNRVFESTQKAITAYDQMADKMVNVVGKTN; this comes from the coding sequence ATGGGTGTAAAAGGGGTCTATACAGCTCTTAGCGGAGCGATCGCACAAAGTACAAAGCTAGATACCATCGCCAATAACTTGGCGAATGTGAACACGCCCGCTTTCAAACGCGATCAACAGCTTTTCCAGGAATATCTAACTGCAAATGAAAAGCCACCGGAGACAACGCAAATCCCTCGCGACGTCGCTTCGATTGAAAGCTTCTATAATATGCAGGGTGGCGATAAGAGTTATGTGGATGCCAAAGGCACCTTCACAGACTTCTCTCAAGGCGGTCTGAAACACACCGGAAATCCGATGGACGTTGCGATCGATGGCAAAGGTTTCTTCGAGATTGCAACTCCGGGTGGCGTTCGCCTGACTCGCGCTGGAAATTTCACTTTGGATGGAAACGGTCAATTAGTTACTAAAGAAGGATTCCCTGTTCTTCGTGCGGGCGAGCCAGGTGCCGACCCTGCTTCGCGCGTGATTCGTCTTCAAGGCACAGGCCTTCCGCTTTCTATTAATGATAATGGTGATGTCTTTGAAGGAACTGAAAATATCGGACGCGTTTCTTTAGTGAACGTGAATAATCCCGATTCTTTACAGAAAATGGGAAGTTCGCTTTATTCCTTTAAGCCGAATATGGCTCCGGAAATGACGAACGTTAACAATCCAAGCTTAAAACAAGGCTTCTTAGAAGCTTCTAACGTCAATATTGTTCAAGAGATGACAGACATGATTTCCACCAATCGTGTTTTTGAGAGCACTCAAAAAGCCATTACGGCTTACGATCAGATGGCAGATAAAATGGTTAACGTGGTGGGAAAAACAAACTAG
- a CDS encoding rod-binding protein: protein MSDSSGAAGGAGNFKAFGSKFLSRPVPKSPEQKLREVSDMYEKHFLREMTKAMRSTIQEGGFIQTSHAEKIFREQLDDHYVEKWGERGGVGLSDMIYTQLVEKFGVMMGIKTQVSKPQGPLPLDTKSFAARPFQHPGKKQSVSYRIDNTQGPQGADKAPEAVKAPWDGVLLGKKTLADDQTMIEIEHDNGLKSQMVFKGGVSKVSTGEKLQAGDTLGFLSPEAKSLYWTVEKGAEPGPETVSE, encoded by the coding sequence ATGAGTGATTCTAGTGGTGCTGCTGGTGGGGCTGGAAATTTTAAGGCTTTTGGGTCTAAGTTTCTTTCTCGGCCTGTGCCTAAATCTCCTGAGCAGAAGCTTCGGGAAGTTTCGGATATGTATGAGAAGCATTTTCTTCGTGAGATGACGAAGGCGATGCGTTCCACTATTCAAGAAGGTGGATTTATTCAGACTAGTCATGCGGAAAAAATTTTTCGTGAGCAGTTGGATGATCACTATGTTGAGAAGTGGGGAGAGCGTGGTGGTGTCGGGCTCTCTGATATGATTTACACGCAGTTGGTTGAGAAATTTGGTGTGATGATGGGAATTAAGACTCAGGTATCTAAGCCTCAGGGTCCTCTCCCTCTTGACACGAAATCTTTCGCGGCTCGTCCGTTTCAACATCCTGGTAAAAAACAATCCGTGTCTTATCGAATTGATAATACGCAAGGTCCTCAAGGTGCAGACAAGGCGCCTGAAGCTGTCAAAGCCCCATGGGACGGGGTTTTGCTGGGGAAGAAGACTTTGGCAGATGATCAGACAATGATTGAAATTGAGCACGACAATGGTCTTAAAAGTCAGATGGTTTTTAAGGGTGGAGTGTCTAAAGTTTCGACAGGGGAAAAACTGCAAGCTGGCGACACCCTTGGGTTTTTAAGTCCTGAGGCGAAGTCACTCTATTGGACAGTCGAGAAGGGTGCAGAACCTGGACCAGAAACTGTCTCAGAATGA
- the flgA gene encoding flagellar basal body P-ring formation chaperone FlgA produces MNKFLSLALLLFSVQSFARPEITIPASVEISQRELLRLSDIATVKDGTPELLSFMESVVIREDARELLLSQKLPSSEILTKVREAMKSQSGLRALNPAYKIPSQVAVAFASTPISREEIQRKVLNHLQVRCNECEYKVSIQSTPAPAQKQWDLDFTQLTGKGGFLLPLRDGDQRQLKWISGTIRVSQLTPVASRLILQGERVQQEDVRMVMTDVTFAKDNALRLADIQGQLAARSLPVGTAIWSTDLKREPAAKKGQIVKALLGDEGFEISVNMQAEDNGFVGDLIKVKNLDNQKVLSGVVIEKGVVKLQ; encoded by the coding sequence ATGAATAAGTTTTTGTCTTTGGCACTTTTACTTTTCAGTGTTCAGTCTTTCGCAAGACCTGAAATCACTATTCCAGCCAGCGTTGAGATTTCTCAGCGAGAGCTTTTGCGTTTAAGTGATATCGCAACCGTGAAGGATGGAACGCCAGAGCTTCTTTCTTTTATGGAGAGTGTCGTCATCCGCGAAGACGCGCGTGAGTTATTGTTGTCACAAAAACTTCCGTCTTCTGAAATTTTGACGAAAGTGCGTGAAGCAATGAAAAGTCAATCCGGTCTTCGTGCTTTAAATCCTGCTTATAAAATTCCTTCGCAAGTGGCGGTGGCGTTTGCTTCCACTCCCATTTCTCGTGAAGAAATTCAAAGAAAAGTTCTGAATCATCTTCAGGTTCGCTGCAATGAATGCGAATACAAAGTCAGTATTCAAAGCACCCCCGCCCCCGCACAAAAACAATGGGATCTCGATTTTACGCAGCTTACAGGCAAAGGGGGCTTCCTTTTGCCACTGCGCGACGGCGATCAACGCCAATTAAAATGGATTTCTGGAACAATTCGTGTGTCGCAATTAACCCCGGTTGCGTCTCGTTTGATCTTACAAGGAGAGAGAGTGCAACAGGAAGACGTGCGCATGGTTATGACCGATGTGACGTTTGCTAAAGACAATGCACTTCGCCTGGCTGATATCCAAGGACAATTGGCAGCTAGATCTCTTCCCGTCGGTACGGCTATCTGGTCGACCGATCTCAAACGTGAACCGGCAGCTAAGAAGGGACAGATTGTAAAGGCCTTGCTAGGTGATGAGGGATTTGAAATCTCCGTCAACATGCAGGCTGAAGACAACGGCTTTGTTGGGGATCTCATTAAAGTTAAAAACTTGGATAATCAAAAAGTTCTCTCAGGCGTTGTGATTGAAAAAGGTGTGGTGAAGTTGCAATGA